The following are encoded together in the Drosophila biarmipes strain raj3 chromosome 3L, RU_DBia_V1.1, whole genome shotgun sequence genome:
- the LOC108028276 gene encoding laminin subunit alpha has product MGLRMASIGCLLLILAISYCQAELTPPYFNLATGRKIQATATCGQDTDGPELYCKLVGANADEDHVEHSVIQGQVCDYCDPRNPERNHPPENAIDGTQAWWQSPPLSRGMKFNEVNLTIDFEQEFHVAYLFIRMGNSPRPGLWTLEKSMDYGQTWTPWQHFSDTPADCETYFGKDTYKPITRDDDVICTTEYSKIVPLEGGEIPVLLLNGRPSSTNYFNSTVLQEWTRATNIRIRLLRTKNLLGHLMSVARQDPTVTRRYFYSIKDISIGGRCMCNGHADTCDVKDPKSPVRILACRCQHHTCGIQCNECCPGFEQKKWRQNTNARPFNCEPCNCHGHSNDCKYDEEVNRKGLSLDIHGHYDGGGVCQNCQHNTVGINCNKCKPKYYRPKGKHWNETDVCSPCQCDYFYSTGHCEEETGNCECRAAFQPPNCDSCAYGYYGYPNCRECECNLNGTNGYHCEAESGQRCPCKINFAGDYCKQCAEGYYGFPECKACECNKIGSMGNDCNVTTGVCKCLTSFGGDNCERCKHGYYNYPTCSYCDCDNEGTESEICNKQSGQCICREGFGGPRCDQCLPGYYNYPDCKPCNCSRTGSSAITCDNTGKCNCLNNFAGKQCTLCTAGYYNYPECLSCNCDSHGSQGVSCNSDGQCLCQPNFDGRQCDSCKEGFYNFPSCEGCNCDPAGVISKFAGCGSVPVGELCKCKERVTGRICNECKPLYWNLNISNTEGCEICDCWTDGTISALDTCTSKAGQCPCKPHTQGRRCQECRDGTFDLDSASLFGCKDCSCDVGGSWQSVCDKVSGQCKCHPRITGLACTQPLTTHFFPTLHQFQYEYEDGLLPSGTQVRYDYDEEAFPGFSSKGYVVFNAIQNEVRNRLHVFKSSLYRIVLRYVNPNSENVTATISVTSDNPQEVDQHVKVLLQPTLEPQFVTVAGPLGSKPSAIVLDPGHYVFTTKASKNVMLDYFVLLPAAYYEAGILTRHISNPCELGNMELCRHYKYASVNVFQPAGTPFVIGPNDKPTNPVEVYMDPEHLQIVSHVGDIPVLSQSQKELNYIVDVPRSGRYIFVIDYISDRNFPNSYYINLKLKNNPESETSVLLYPCLYSTICRTSVNDNGMEKAFYISKEDLQPVTIFADIDDASRFPIISVTAIPVEEWSIDYINPSPVCVIHNEQCATPKFRSVPDSKKIEFETDHEDRIASDKPPYALLDERVKLVHLASPNEGTIVIESKVDAAKPNLFVILVKYYQPNHPKYQVYYTLTAGKNQYDGKFDIQHCPSSSGCRGVIRPPGEGSFEIDDEFKFTITTDRSQSVWLDYLVVVPLKQYNDDLLVEETFDQTKEFIQNCGHDHFHITHNASDFCKKSVFSLTADYNSGALPCNCDYAGSTSFECHPFGGQCQCKPNVIERTCGACKSRYYGFPDCKPCECPSSAMCEPNTGECMCPPNVIGDLCEKCAPNTYGFHQVIGCEECGCNPMGIANGNTQCDLFNGTCECRDNIEGRACDVCSHGYYNFPHCQQCSCHKPGTDLEVCDKVDGTCFCKKNAVGRDCDQCIDGTYNLQDSNPEGCTTCFCFGKTSRCDSAYLRVYNVSLLKHVTISTPEFREESIKFEMWPVPAEEILLNETTLKADFTLREVNDERPAYFGVLDYLLNQNNHITAYGGELAYTLHFTSGFDGKYIVSPDVILFGEHNVLVHQSYEQPNRNEPFTNRINIVESNFQTVSGKPVSRADFMMVLRDLKMIFIRANYWEQTLVTHLADVYLTLADEDADGTGEYQFLAVERCSCPPGYSGHSCEDCAPGYYRDPSGPYGGYCIPCECNGHSDTCDCATGICTNCQHGTQGEHCEQCVSGYYGNATNGSPGDCMICACPLPFDSNNFATSCEISESGNEIHCECKPGYTGPRCESCANGFYGQPENLGEVCKPCECSGNINPEDQGSCDTRTGECLRCLNNTFGAACNLCAPGFYGDAIKLKNCQSCDCDDLGTQECDPFVGICTCNENVIGERCDRCKPDHYGFESGMGCRSCDCGPASNSTQCDLHTGHCACKAGVTGRQCDRCAVDHWKYNKDGCTPCNCNQGYSRGFGCNPDTGKCQCLPGVIGDRCDACPNRWVLVKDEGCQECNNCHHALLDVTDRMRYQIDGVLADFNSVTLAFFTSQKLNYYDQLADELEPKVKLLDPNSVDLSPSKQANSELESEAKSYAKQVNQTLANAVDIRERSSTTLGNITVAYDEAIKSASQAKEAISAVEALSKNLEAAASTKLDAALEQAQHILGQINATSIELSPNEQVLEKARKLYEEVNTLVLPIKEQNKSLNALKNDIGEFSDHLEDLFNWSEEAQAKSADVERRNVANQQTFNNSKFDTVSEQKKQAEKNIKDAGHYLINGDLTLSQINQKLDSLREAFQDLTSVNKLVDDDLPLREEDHNEADALTDRAEQKAAELDIKAKDLAAQYTDMTASAEPAIKAASAYSGIVEAVDAAQKLSQDAIAAAGKATEMTDGIEERAGLADTGSADLLQKARQSLQKVQDDLEPRLNGSAGKVQKISGVHAATEQQLKDINALIEQLPAESQRDMWKKSNANASDALEILKNVLEILEPVSAQTPKELEKAHGINRDLDLTNKDISQSNKQLDDVEGSVSKLNELAEDIEEQQQQVGAQTLQLGHEIENLKAQLEAARQLANSIKVGVKFKPSTILELKAPEKTKLLATRTNLSTYFRTEEPNGFLLYLGNDNKTAQKNNDFVAVEVVNGYPILTIDLGNGPERITSDKYVADGRWYQAVVDRMGPKATLTIREELDNGTIVDHTKSAPLEGSQNILHVDKNSRLFVGGYPGISDFNAPTDLTTNSFNGDIEDLKIGDESVGLWNFVNGQENEEGAEERDVLLEKKKPVTGLRFKGNGYVQLNATSNFKTRSSIQFSFKADKDTSNGLLFFYGRDKHYMSIEMIDGAIFFNISLGVGGGVQSGSQDRYNDNQWHKVQAERENRNGLLKVDDIVISRTNAPLEADLELPKLRRLYFGGHPRRQNSSISLQPNFDGCIDNVVINQGVVDLTEYVTGSGVEEGCSEKYSTVLSYAPHEYGFLRMDNISSDNDLHVVLHFKTTQPNGVIFYAANHDQSSNIGLSLQDGLLKLNSMGSQLVVDDRILNDGEDHVVTVQHIQNELRLSVDDVEHKRYGSPQPLILQGGDIFFAGLPDNYRTPRNALASLAYFVGCISDVTVNNEVINFANSAEKKNGNINSCPAHVLAYEPSLVPSYYPSGDNEVESPWSNPEPLPPLKPDFEATEAPTRPTTTASTTTTTTTTTTTSTTTTTTTTTQAPIFFDADKDQEYRTPPKTLTTRAPAKLNLPSDERCKLPEQPNFDVGFAEAGYRFYGNREQRLEINSLPVRLRRQHDIGISFRTERPNGLLIFAQSSKQREDFIAVYLLDGRVTYEIRVGALLEAKITSETELNDGTWHSVEVVRTQRKVTLLIDKVEQAGTVDLNTERSPPLFDVQWPIFVGGVTKFLEPEVKKLTGFDTLVPFYNGCLKNIKFNAADLETPPEEYGVVPCSEQVERGLFFNNQKSFVKIFEHFDVGTEMKISFDFRPRDPNGLLFSVHGKNSYAILELVDNTLTFTVKTDPKNIVSTNYKLPNNESFCDGKTRNVQAIKSKFVINIAVDFISSNPGVGNEGSVVTRTNRPLFLGGHVAFQKAPGIKTKKSFKGCISKVEVNQKMINITPDKVVGDIWQGYCPLN; this is encoded by the exons GAATTCCATGTGGCCTACTTGTTCATTCGCATGGGCAACTCCCCTCGTCCGGGTCTCTGGACGTTGGAGAAGTCAATGGATTACGGCCAAACCTGGACGCCTTGGCAGCACTTCTCCGATACTCCCGCCGATTGTGAGACCTACTTCGGCAAGGACACCTACAAACCGATTACCCGCGACGACGACGTCATCTGTACCACTGAATACTCAAAGATAGTGCCACTGGAGGGCGGCGAGATTCCCGTGCTCCTTCTGAACGGGCGTCCCAGCTCCACCAACTACTTCAACTCAACGGTGCTGCAGGAATGGACTCGTGCCACCAACATCAGGATCCGTCTGCTCCGCACAAAGAATCTTTTGGGACATTTGATGTCCGTGGCTCGTCAGGATCCCACGGTGACGCGTCGTTACTTCTACTCGATTAAGGACATCTCGATCGGAGGAAGGTGCATGTGCAACGGACACGCCGATACCTGTGACGTCAAGGACCCGAAGAGTCCAGTGCGCATCCTTGCCTGCCGCTGCCAGCATCACACTTGCGGCATCCAGTGCAACGAGTGCTGCCCAGGATTCGAGCAAAAGAAGTGGCGCCAAAACACCAATGCCCGACCCTTCAACTGCGAAC CCTGCAACTGCCATGGTCACAGCAACGACTGCAAGTACGATGAGGAAGTGAACCGCAAAGGACTCTCCCTGGACATTCACGGACACTACGATGGAGGTGGTGTTTGCCAGAATTGTCAGCACAACACAGTGGGAATTAACTGCAACAAGTGCAAGCCCAAGTACTATCGACCCAAAGGCAAGCACTGGAACGAGACCGATGTCTGCAGTC CCTGCCAGTGTGACTACTTCTACTCCACCGGACACTGTGAGGAGGAGACCGGAAACTGCGAGTGCCGTGCCGCCTTCCAGCCGCCGAACTGCGATTCCTGCGCCTACGGATACTACGGCTACCCCAACTGCCGGGAGTGCGAGTGCAACCTGAACGGAACCAACGGGTACCACTGCGAGGCGGAGAGCGGACAGCGGTGCCCGTGCAAGATCAACTTTGCAGGAGACTACTGTAAGCAGTGCGCCGAGGGATACTACGGATTCCCCGAGTGCAAGGCCTGCGAGTGCAACAAGATCGGCTCGATGGGCAACGATTGCAACGTGACCACTGGAGTGTGCAAGTGCTTGACCAGTTTCGGAGGCGACAACTGTGAGCGCTGCAAGCACGGATACTACAACTACCCCACTTGCTCAT actgcgactgcgacaaCGAGGGCACGGAGTCGGAAATCTGCAACAAGCAGTCGGGCCAGTGCATCTGCCGCGAGGGATTCGGTGGCCCCAGGTGCGATCAATGCCTGCCAGGATACTACAACTACCCGGACTGCAAGCCCTGCAACTGCTCCAGGACGGGCAGCTCGGCCATCACCTGCGACAACACCGGCAAATGCAACTGCCTCAACAACTTCGCCGGAAAGCAGTGCACCCTCTGTACTGCCGGGTACTACAACTACCCCGAATGTCTAT CCTGTAACTGTGACTCGCACGGATCTCAGGGAGTGTCCTGTAACTCGGACGGCCAGTGTCTGTGTCAGCCCAACTTCGATGGACGGCAATGCGATTCCTGCAAGGAGGGTTTCTATAACTTCCCCAGCTGCGAGGGCTGCAACTGCGATCCGGCTGGAGTGATCAGTAAGTTCGCCGGGTGCGGATCGGTGCCCGTGGGTGAGCTGTGCAAGTGCAAGGAGCGAGTGACGGGCAGGATTTGCAATGAGTGCAAGCCCCTGTACTGGAATCTGAACATCAGCAACACTGAGGGATGTGAGATCTGCGACTGCTGGACTGATGGTACCATATCCGCCCTGGATACCTGCACCTCCAAGGCCGGTCAGTGTCCCTGCAAGCCGCACACTCAGGGCAGGCGCTGCCAGGAGTGTCGCGACGGAACCTTCGACCTGGACAGTGCCTCGTTGTTTGGCTGCAAGGACTGCAGTTGCGATGTGGGCGGTTCGTGGCAGAGTGTTTGCGACAAGGTCAGCGGCCAGTGCAAGTGCCACCCGAGGATTACGGGTCTGGCTTGTACCCAGCCCCTGACCACCCACTTCTTCCCGACGCTTCATCAGTTCCAGTACGAGTACGAGGATGGACTACTGCCCTCGGGAACCCAGGTGCGCTACGACTACGATGAGGAGGCGTTCCCCGGGTTCAGCAGCAAGGGCTACGTGGTGTTCAACGCCATCCAGAACGAGGTGCGCAACAGGCTACACGTCTTCAAGTCCTCTCTCTACCGGATTGTACTGCGCTACGTGAATCCCAATTCCGAGAATGTCACCGCTACCATTTCGGTCACGTCAGACAATCCCCAGGAAGTGGACCAGCA cGTGAAAGTACTCCTGCAGCCCACTCTGGAACCACAGTTCGTGACCGTTGCGGGTCCGCTGGGCTCGAAGCCTTCGGCCATTGTTTTGGATCCGGGTCACTATGTCTTTACCACCAAGGCTAGCAAGAATGTGATGCTCGACTACTTTGTTCTCCTGCCAGCCGCTTATTACGAAGCTGGTATCCTAACCCGCCACATCTCCAATCCCTGTGAACTGGGCAACATGGAGCTGTGCCGCCACTACAAGTACGCCTCCGTGAATGTATTCCAACCGGCTGGAACTCCATTTGTCATCGGACCCAACGATAAGCCCACAAATCCCGTGGAGGTCTACATGGATCCAGAGCATCTTCAGATTGTTAGCCATGTGGGCGATATCCCCGTGCTGAGCCAGTCGCAGAAGGAGCTCAACTACATTGTGGATGTGCCTCGCAGTGGACGATATATATTCGTGATTGACTACATCAGTGACAGGAACTTCCCCAACAGTTACTATATCAACTTAAAGCTCAAGAACAATCCGGAGTCGGAGACATCCGTGCTGTTGTATCCCTGCTTGTACTCCACTATCTGCCGGACTTCGGTGAACGACAATGGTATGGAGAAGGCCTTTTATATCAGCAAGGAGGACCTGCAGCCGGTCACCATCTTT gcTGACATTGATGATGCATCTCGTTTCCCGATTATTTCGGTGACCGCCATTCCGGTCGAGGAATGGTCCATTGACTACATCAACCCCAGTCCCGTCTGTGTGATCCATAATGAGCAGTGCGCCACGCCCAAATTCCGTTCAGTTCCCGACTCCAAGAAGATCGAGTTCGAAACTGATCACGAGGATCGTATTGCCTCAGACAAGCCTCCGTATGCCTTGCTCGATGAACGCGTTAAACTGGTCCACTTGGCCAGTCCTAATGAAGGAACCATAGTAATTGA ATCAAAGGTTGATGCTGCGAAACCCAATCTGTTTGTGATCCTCGTGAAGTACTACCAGCCGAACCACCCCAAGTACCAGGTGTACTACACCTTGACGGCTGGTAAGAATCAGTATGATGGCAAGTTCGACATTCAGCACTGCCCATCGAGTTCCGGATGCCGCGGAGTGATTCGTCCTCCGGGAGAGGGTTCGTTCGAGATTGACGATGAGTTCAAGTTCACAATAACG ACCGATCGATCCCAGAGCGTTTGGCTGGACTACCTTGTGGTGGTTCCACTGAAGCAGTACAATGATGACCTGCTGGTGGAGGAGACCTTCGACCAGACCAAGGAGTTCATCCAGAACTGCGGCCACGACCACTTCCACATCACCCACAACGCCAGTGACTTCTGCAAGAAGTCCGTTTTCTCGCTGACCGCCGACTACAACAGTGGAGCACTGCCCTGCAATTGCGACTACGCCGGGTCCACAAGCTTCGAGTGCCATCCGTTCGGTGGTCAGTGCCAGTGCAAGCCGAATGTGATCGAGCGCACGTGCGGAGCCTGCAAGAGTAGGTACTACGGATTCCCCGACTGTAAGCCTTGCGAGTGCCCCAGCAGCGCCATGTGCGAGCCCAACACCGGAGAGTGCATGTGCCCGCCCAATGTGATTGGAGATCTGTGCGAGAAGTGCGCTCCCAACACCTACGGATTCCATCAG GTTATTGGCTGCGAGGAGTGTGGATGCAACCCCATGGGCATCGCCAACGGAAACACCCAGTGCGATCTGTTCAACGGAACCTGCGAGTGCCGGGACAACATTGAGGGCAGGGCCTGCGATGTGTGCTCCCATGGATACTACAACTTCCCACACTGCCAGCAGTGCAGTTGCCACAAGCCAGGAACCGACCTGGAGGTGTGCGACAAGGTCGATGGCACCTGCTTCTGCAAAAAGAATGCGGTGGGAAGGGACTGTGACCAGTGCATCGATGGAACGTACAACCTGCAGGACTCGAATCCAGAGGGCTGCACCACTTGTTTCTGTTTCGGCAAGACCTCACGATGTGACAGTGCCTATCTCAGGGTGTACAATGTGAGTCTGTTGAAGCATGTGACCATCAGCACCCCGGAGTTCCGCGAGGAGAGCATCAAGTTTGAAATGTGGCCAGTGCCGGCGGAGGAGATTCTCCTGAATGAGACCACCCTGAAGGCGGACTTCACTTTACGAGAGGTCAACGATGAGCGACCCGCCTACTTCGGCGTTCTTGACTATCTGCTTAACCAAAATAATCATATCACAGCTTACGGCGGAGAACTGGCCTACACTCTACACTTCACCTCGGGCTTCGACGGCAAATATATTGTCTCTCCGGATGTGATTTTATTCGGCGAACACAATGTCCTTGTGCACCAAAGCTATGAGCAGCCCAACAGGAATGAGCCATTCACCAACCGCATCAATATAGTGGAGTCGAATTTCCAGACGGTTTCGGGAAAACCAGTTTCCCGAGCTGATTTCATGATGGTTCTGCGGGACCTGAAGATGATCTTCATCAGGGCCAACTACTGGGAACAGACCTTGGTGACACACCTGGCGGATGTTTACCTAACCCTAGCCGACGAGGATGCGGATGGCACTGGTGAGTACCAGTTCCTGGCTGTTGAGCGCTGCTCCTGCCCGCCCGGCTACTCCGGGCACTCGTGTGAGGACTGCGCCCCGGGCTACTACCGAGACCCCAGCGGGCCCTATGGCGGCTACTGCATTCCCTGCGAGTGTAATGGCCACTCGGATACCTGCGACTGTGCCACCGGCATCTGTACGAACTGCCAGCATGGAACTCAGGGTGAGCACTGTGAGCAGTGTGTGTCAGGTTACTATGGAAATGCCACGAACGGTTCTCCTGGAGACTGCATGATCTGCGCCTGCCCACTTCCCTTCGACTCGAACAATTTTGCCACCAGTTGCGAAATCTCCGAGAGCGGCAACGAGATCCATTGCGAGTGCAAGCCAGGATACACGGGACCCCGTTGCGAGTCCTGCGCCAATGGATTCTACGGCCAGCCGGAGAACTTGGGAGAGGTGTGCAAGCCATGCGAGTGCTCCGGAAACATCAATCCCGAGGACCAGGGTTCCTGTGACACGAGAACGGGTGAATGTCTGCGCTGTTTAAATAACACCTTCGGAGCTGCCTGTAACCTCTGTGCCCCGGGCTTCTATGGCGATGCCATCAAGCTGAAGAACTGCCAGAGTTGTGACTGCGACGATCTGGGCACCCAGGAGTGCGATCCTTTCGTGGGCATCTGCACCTGTAACGAAAATGTCATTGGCGAGCGCTGCGATCGCTGCAAGCCGGACCACTATGGCTTCGAGTCGGGAATGGGTTGCCGATCCTGCGATTGCGGACCGGCCTCCAACTCGACGCAGTGCGATCTCCATACGGGTCACTGTGCCTGCAAGGCCGGAGTGACGGGACGACAGTGCGATCGATGTGCCGTGGACCACTGGAAGTACAACAAGGATGGCTGTACTCCGTGCAACTGCAACCAGGGATACTCTCGAGGATTCGGCTGTAATCCCGACACGGGCAAGTGCCAGTGCCTGCCGGGCGTTATTGGGGATAG ATGCGACGCCTGTCCGAACCGCTGGGTGCTGGTCAAGGACGAGGGCTGCCAGGAGTGCAACAACTGTCACCATGCCTTGTTGGATGTCACCGATCGAATGCGATACCAAATCGACGGTGTTCTGGCTGATTTCAACAGCGTGACCCTGGCCTTCTTCACCAGCCAGAAGTTGAACTACTACGACCAGCTGGCCGACGAACTGGAGCCCAAGGTCAAGCTACTAGATCCCAACAGTGTGGACCTCAGTCCTTCGAAGCAGGCCAACAGCGAACTGGAGTCAGAGGCCAAGTCCTATGCCAAGCAGGTCAACCAAACACTGGCCAACGCTGTGGATATCCGTGAGCGATCGAGCACCACTTTGGGCAACATCACTGTGGCCTACGATGAGGCGATCAAGAGTGCTAGCCAGGCCAAGGAGGCCATCTCCGCGGTGGAGGCCCTTTCGAAGAACCTGGAGGCGGCGGCGAGCACAAAGCTGGACGCCGCTTTGGAACAAGCTCAACACATCTTGGGTCAAATCAACGCCACCAGCATTGAACTCTCACCCAACGAACAGGTCCTGGAAAAGGCGCGGAAACTCTATGAGGAGGTGAACACCTTGGTGCTGCCCATTAAGGAGCAGAACAAGAGCCTGAACGCCCTGAAGAATGACATTGGGGAGTTCAGCGACCACCTGGAGGACCTCTTTAACTGGAGCGAGGAAGCGCAGGCTAAGTCCGCCGACGTGGAGCGCAGGAATGTGGCCAACCAGCAGACCTTTAACAACTCCAAATTCGACACTGTCTCGGAGCAAAAGAAGCAGGCGGAGAAGAACATCAAGGATGCGGGTCATTACCTGATCAACGGAGATCTGACACTTAGTCAAATCAACCAGAAGTTGGATAGCTTGAGGGAAGCCTTCCAAGACCTCACGTCGGTCAACAAACTGGTGGACGACGACTTGCCCCTGAGGGAGGAGGATCACAACGAGGCCGATGCCCTGACCGATCGGGCGGAGCAGAAGGCGGCCGAGCTGGACATCAAGGCGAAGGATCTGGCTGCCCAGTACACGGACATGACCGCCAGTGCGGAGCCGGCCATCAAGGCGGCCAGCGCCTACTCCGGAATCGTGGAGGCCGTGGACGCTGCCCAGAAACTCAGCCAGGATGCGATCGCTGCGGCTGGCAAGGCCACTGAAATGACAGATGGCATTGAAGAAAGAGCCGGTCTAGCTGATACCGGATCTGCTGATCTGCTCCAGAAGGCCCGCCAGTCCCTGCAGAAGGTCCAAGACGACCTGGAGCCACGTCTCAACGGTTCGGCTGGCAAGGTCCAAAAGATCTCCGGCGTTCACGCTGCCACCGAACAGCAGCTGAAGGACATCAACGCTCTGATCGAGCAACTGCCGGCTGAATCCCAGAGGGATATGTGGAAGAAATCAAATGCCAATGCCAGCGATGCCCTGGAGATCCTGAAGAACGTCCTGGAAATACTCGAACCAGTAAGTGCACAAACGCCAAAGGAACTCGAGAAGGCGCACGGCATTAACAGGGACCTGGATCTGACAAACAAGGACATCTCTCAGTCCAACAAACAGTTGGACGACGTTGAGGGATCCGTCTCGAAACTGAACGAACTGGCCGAGGATATCgaggagcaacagcagcaagtGGGCGCTCAGACCCTGCAGTTGGGCCACGAAATAGAGAACCTAAAGGCCCAGTTGGAGGCCGCTCGCCAGTTGGCCAACAGCATCAAGGTGGGCGTCAAATTCAAGCCAAGCACGATCCTAGAACTGAAGGCACCCGAAAAGACCAAACTACTGGCCACCCGCACCAATCTGTCGACTTACTTCCGGACCGAGGAACCGAATGGATTCCTCCTGTACCTGGGCAATGACAACAAGACCGCCCAGAAGAACAATGACTTTGTGGCCGTGGAGGTTGTGAATGGCTATCCCATCCTGACCATCGATTTGGGCAACGGTCCGGAGCGCATCACCAGCGATAAGTACGTGGCAGATGGCCGTTGGTACCAGGCTGTGGTGGATCGAATGGGTCCGAAGGCCACGCTTACCATCAGGGAAGAGCTAGACAACGGCACGATTGTAGATCACACTAAGAGCGCTCCCCTCGAGGGCTCGCAGAATATTCTCCATGTGGATAAGAATAGTCGTCTCTTTGTGGGCGGCTATCCCGGCATATCCGACTTCAATGCTCCCACAGACCTGACCACCAACTCCTTCAACGGCGACATTGAGGATCTGAAGATCGGTGACGAAAGCGTGGGACTGTGGAACTTCGTCAATGGCCAGGAGAACGAGGAGGGCGCCGAGGAGCGGGATGTACTGCTTGAAAAGAAGAAGCCGGTTACGGGTCTGCGCTTCAAGGGCAATGGCTATGTCCAGCTGAACGCCACCTCGAACTTCAAGACCCGCTCCAGCATCCAGTTCAGCTTCAAGGCGGACAAGGACACGTCCAATGGGCTGCTCTTCTTCTACGGAAGGGACAAGCACTACATGAGCATTGAGATGATCGACGGAGCCATCTTCTTCAACATTAGCTTAGGCGTGGGTGGAGGCGTTCAGTCCGGCAGCCAGGATCGCTACAACGACAACCAGTGGCACAAGGTGCAGGCAGAGCGGGAGAACCGAAACGGTCTGCTCAAGGTGGACGACATCGTGATATCCCGGACGAATGCTCCACTGGAGGCGGACTTGGAGCTGCCCAAGCTGAGGCGGCTGTACTTCGGTGGCCATCCCAGACGTCAGAATAGCTCAATTAGTTTGCAGCCCAACTTCGATGGCTGCATCGACAATGTGGTGATCAATCAAGGAGTCGTGGACCTGACTGAGTACGTGACTGGCAGCGGCGTGGAGGAGGGCTGCTCGGAGAAGTACTCCACAGTGCTGTCCTATGCACCGCACGAGTACGGTTTCCTGAGGATGGACAACATATCCTCGGATAACGATTTGCATGTGGTGCTGCACTTCAAGACCACCCAGCCGAATGGCGTCATCTTCTACGCGGCCAACCATGACCAGAGCTCGAACATTGGACTTAGCCTGCAAGATGGTTTGCTGAAGCTCAACAGCATGGGTAGCCAGTTGGTGGTCGATGATCGCATCCTCAACGATGGCGAGGATCATGTGGTTACGGTGCAACACATCCAGAATGAGCTGCGTCTCTCGGTGGACGATGTGGAGCACAAAAG GTACGGCTCTCCGCAACCGTTGATTCTGCAGGGTGGCGACATCTTCTTCGCTGGCTTGCCGGACAACTATCGAACACCCAGGAACGCTTTGGCCAGCTTGGCCTACTTCGTCGGCTGCATCAGCGATGTGACCGTGAACAATGAGGTCATTAACTTTGCCAACAGTGCTGAGAAGAAGAACGGCAACATCAACAGCTGTCCTGCACATGTACTAG CCTACGAGCCCAGTCTGGTGCCCAGCTACTACCCCAGTGGAGACAACGAGGTGGAGTCACCTTGGTCAAACCCCGAACCACTGCCCCCACTCAAGCCAGATTTCGAGGCCACAGAAGCGCCCACAAGGCCCACAACGACAGCAAGCACCACAACGACGACCACCACCACAACAACCACTTCGACAACGACCACTACCACGACCACCACCCAAGCGCCGATCTTCTTCGATGCGGATAAGGACCAGGAGTACAGGACTCCGCCAAAGACCCTAACCACTCGGGCACCGGCCAAGCTGAATCTGCCCAGCGATGAGCGCTGCAAGCTGCCGGAGCAGCCGAACTTCGATGTGGGCTTCGCGGAGGCGGGATACCGGTTCTACGGGAACAGGGAGCAGCGCCTGGAGATCAACTCGCTGCCGGTGAGGCTGCGTCGCCAGCATGACATCGGCATCTCCTTCCGCACGGAGAGACCCAACGGCCTGCTCATCTTCGCTCAAAGTAGCAAGCAGCGCGAGGACTTCATAGCCGTGTATCTCCTGGACGGTCGGGTGACGTACGAGATCCGGGTGGGTGCACTGCTGGAGGCGAAGATCACCAGCGAGACGGAACTGAACGACGGCACGTGGCACAGCGTGGAGGTGGTGCGCACCCAGCGAAAGGTCACCCTGCTCATCGACAAGGTGGAGCAGGCGGGCACCGTGGATCTGAATACGGAGAGGAGTCCTCCGCTGTTTGATGTCCAGTGGCCCATCTTTGTGGGTGGCGTTACCAAGTTCCTGGAGCCGGAGGTCAAGAAACTCACCGGCTTCGATACTTTGGTGCCCTTCTACAACGGCTGCCTCAAGAACATCAAGTTCAATGCAGCCGATTTGGAGACGCCGCCGGAGGAGTACGGTGTGGTTCCGTGCTCCGAGCAGGTGGAACGCGGGCTGTTCTTCAACAACCAGAAGTCGTTCGTTAAAATATTCGAGCACTTCGATGTCGGCACCGAGATGAAGATCAGCTTCGATTTCCGGCCGAGGGACCCGAACGGTCTGCTCTTCTCCGTGCACGGCAAGAACTCCTATGCCATTCTCGAGCTGGTGGACAACACCCTGACCTTCACCGTGAAAACCGATCCCAAGAACATTGTGTCCACCAACTACAAGCTGCCCAACAACGAAAGCTTCTGCGATGGCAAGACACGCAACGTGCAGGCCATCAAATCCAAGTTTGTAATCAACATAGCCGTGGACTTCATAAGCTCCAATCCGGGCGTGGGCAACGAAGGCTCGGTCGTCACAAGGACGAACCGTCCGCTGTTCCTGGGCGGTCATGTGGCCTTCCAAAAGGCGCCGGGCATCAAGACCAAGAAGTCCTTCAAGGGCTGCATCAGCAAGGTGGAGGTCAACCAAAAGATGATCAACATCACCCCCGACAAGGTCGTCGGTGACATATGGCAGGGCTACTGTCCACTCAACTAA